DNA from Colletotrichum higginsianum IMI 349063 chromosome 7 map unlocalized unitig_7, whole genome shotgun sequence:
CTCATCCAAGCAGCATCATCCATCGACATCTTACCATGTACAGATCAAGTTTCCGGACCAGCGCCTTCTCTTCGGCAGAGTCCGGCACATAGTTCTGCAACGCGCGCTCCAGCTCCAAGTTGTGTTCAGACAAGACGACTTTCTCTGCGTACACCTCCGCCATGTCTGTAGACTCAGGCTGGAGTTTTTCTGCCTTGATGTCGGCCATGATGAACAGCGGATTAGTCTAAGGAAGTGTGATTACAGGTGTGATTGTCACAGAGCTCGCATTCGGAACCCATCGGAGACGGGATGGTCATCTTATAATGCAATAAGCAGTCTTATCTATGTTTGCTGTTGCTAACGATTCTTCTCAACCTTGCGGCGTTGAACCGACACCCCAAGAAGCGAGACTGAGTTGGCTCAACTGTGTCCGTCGCGTTTATCGGCACATCTGCGAAGAATTCCCTAAatgggtgagtgagagacGCAGCCAGGATTGCCGGAGCGATTCGTTATCTCCAGTGCAACGACGAGATATCTCGAGGCCCGCCAATCCCACCCCCGCGTTTTCGCGACCAAGATACCGTGCGTATGTGCACCACGGCAAATGCTCGGGCGGGGTTTTGTCTGCCTGATAACAGATGACGATGCGTTAAACTGTCCGGGCAGTATTTTTGGTCGAGTTTCCaactcccctcccccggacATCGATAGCCAGAGAAAAGCGGGGACGGGTTTCCGACCGGCTGGCCTGCATGACCGGCCCGGTTCGTTAATGGCCGGGCGGCCCAAGCTTCCCATCCGCAAGCCGGCAGGACGACTTCTTGCCGTCACCATTCTGCTGCAGATATTGTTGGTGGCGGGGTTTTGATCTTGGGCACCCGGACTGGTTCCACGTTATCATCCGGCTGCGGTAGCTGCACACCCGCTGGAACGATTTTCTATCTGTGTTATCGTGACGGCAGCCAAGGCTTCATTGCTGCAGACAATGGGAAATGATGGGGAACCACGATCCACCTCATCTGTTTATGGAATGATGTCTTGGTAGATCCATGGTGAACTGAAACACTTAGGTTTGATTTTCTCGTTGCTCGTCTTGCGGAAGTTGTTCTCCCTCATGTCTGATTTTCGACGCCATTCAACTTGTCAACTCATCTGATTTCCGACTTTCTGTCCCGCCACCAGAGACACCACTTGACTCTTTCGTTTCTCTGGGGCTACATTAGGCTACATGCTCTGTGCTGGATAAAGTCTGGCGTTTGGGAGCTGTAGTTGCCGTAGTACCCCGGGAAGATATACAACATAGTTCATCGTACCTAGCCTAGCTATGAGGCTCTGGTAATCCTCCCTGCAACCAACATGTAACGAGCAAGAGGATCCACCGTCCCTGCGCTTATTCTTCGATCCCTCTTGCGGGGTCCGTCGGTGCGGATACTCTGTGTTGTACTGGGTGACTTGTCAAGTGCCTCGCTGACAGGTGATTTCGTAGTAAGCACATCATCACTCTGTCCAAACTTTATCATCTAGGCTGACAAGGCATCTCAAGCATACGAGTACGTTACTTGGTCAGTCACTAATCGTCGATTGCAATCCGCCATGAGCTTAAACTACTTTCACCGCGCTCAGTGTCTGTTAGTCGAAGTCTCGACACCTCCGTTCGATCTCGGGTCCTTATGTTCCAAACAAAAGGATGTCTGACTGACAATTTGAACCTGAGGCAATTTGACAGCAGTGTCTGTTGTGTCTTCCGTCAGCTACCTTAAACCGGCTTTGGTTCTTGACACACGGGCCATGTAATTTTCTATTCCTCCTACCGAACGGACAGTCCACTTCACGAGGGTTGTAAATCGTTCTGTCAGTTTTATACATCTATCAAAGACGTTCGCTCTATTGGTATCAAAGTCTATAGCATTTCATCTCTTTCCATCATTCGATGCCGGTCATAACCATCTTCGTCACCAAGAACTCGTCAATGCCATACTTGCTGCCCTCTCTACCAAACCCACTCTGCTTCACACCGCCGAAAGGTGCAGCTGGGTCGCTGATGGCTCCTATTGTAAGGGGTTGAATTAGTAAGGACGGTTTCGGGAGGAATCACTCGAGCGGCTGCTCACCAATATTGACACCGACCATGCCAACCTCCAAGGCCTCTGCCACACGCCAGCATCGGGAAACATCCTTGCTGAAAAAATATCCCGCGAGACCAACATCGGCGTCATTCGCGAGCTCGACCGCCTCCTCTTCTGTGTCAAAGGCGAAAAATGCCGCCACGGGGCCAAACGTTTCCTCGGAGCAAATCTTCATGCCAGGCTTCATGCCGGCCAACACAGTGAGGTCGAAGAAGTTGGGGCCCAGATCGGTCCGGGGCTTGCCACCCAGCAGCACGCGAGCGCCCTTGGATACGGCATCCTTGACGTGATCGTCAACCTTGGAAACCGCGCGGCCGTGAATCAGGGGACCATGGGTTGTCTCCTCTCCGAACCCGTCGCCAACCACGAAGCCCTTGATGGCGTCCACTACCATCTGCGAGAACTTTTCGTAGACCTTGCTGTGTACCAGGATGCGGTTGGCGCACACGCACGTCTGGCCTGAGATCCTGAACTTTGATGCGATCAGGCCTTTGAGAGCTGCGTCGAGGTCCGCAtcctcgaagacgatgaaAGGGGCGTTCCCGCCGAGTTCGAACGAGAGCTTCTTCAACGTCGAGGAGCACTGGTTCATCAAGATCTTTCCAACACCGGTCGATCCAGTGAAGGAGACCTTCTTGATGACCGGGTGCGTGGTCAGGACCTTTCCCACGGACACTGTGTTGTCAAgggcggtgatgatgttgacgaCGCCAGCGGGGATCCCCGCCCTGTGCGCGAGCTCTGCCAGGGCCAAGGCCGTCAGGGGTGCTTCGGCAGGTGCCTTCACGACTACAGTGCAGCCTGCAGCCAGCGCCGGACCGACTTTGCGGGTGATCATGGCTGCAGGGAAGTTCCACGGGGCGATGAGACCGCAGACACCAATGGGCTCCTTGAGCGTCACGAGACGACAGCTGGGGTTGCTCGCCTGGATGGTGTCGCCGTAGATTCTCGGGGCCTCTTCGGAAAACCACTCGAAGAAGGACGCGGCGTAAGCGACTTCGGTCCTTGCGTCGGCCATGGGCTTGCCGTTCTCAAGAGTGATGATCGTGGCCAGGTCCTCGGCGTTCTCCATCATCAGGTCGTACCACTTCCTCAGCAACCGGGCCCTGGCCCTTGCCGGTGTCTTGCGATAGGATTTGAAGGCATCGTGAGCCCTCAAGATGGACGCCTCGGTGTCTTTCTCGTCGAACTCGGGGCATttggcgacctcggcaaGAGTCGAGGGATCTAGATCACAGGTTAGTCTCGGCCCGTTCAAAGATGACCAGTACCTACTTTCAACAGAAAAAACTTTGCCAGACTCTGCGCCGACCCATTTGCCGTTCACGTAGCACGATGTCTTCAGAAGTGAAGCATCCTTCAACTGTTGTGAAGTCAGTATCAATTCTATGCACTTCAGTCCTGAGTGAAATGCTCCGCCGACATGACTTACCTGGTGTGTGCTTGATGCCATCGTGGATAAAAACAATGCACCTCAATGTGGTCCTTGCAGAAGAGTGGTCTGATGTCTGAAATTGCCCCGGCAAGCCAAAAGGCCTCATGCGATCTGCTGTTTATATGAGCATCTCATTATGGCGTCGAATCGGCGATGCCCCTGATGCGGCATCGCCGTGCCTGTCCATACCGGTGTGGAAATGACGCTCATGTTCAGTGGGACCGGCCCGGAGCCGGAGCGGGCCACGtggcggaggggaggggggtgttgACACATATCAACATGCTGCGTTTGGTAAAAGAACGGACCAATTCCACAAAACATGAAGAAAAACGCCTCCAAAAAAACACGCCTCTATGCGCTGTGTGACAGCAATAAACCGCAACCGGATTGTGAGGATGGATCATGCTAGGTCCGATGGAGATTCGGTGGGGCGGTTCGTCTTGGTCTGGGCCCCGGATGGGGCCGGTCCCCGAGCCGGCCGGCTCGTCCCCGGTCCTCAGTCATGAAGAGGGGGGCGAACGGAGGCTCACGGACACGTTTTCGGTCGATAAATACTCGACTCCCAACGCTGGACAATAACCTTACTCTGTGCCCAAATCAGCGAAATCCTACAACACCCAGCCTTACAAGTTCTTTCTCTCAGCTTCACTTCGAGAAGATCGCCACAACCCCGATATATCCAAGGCCCATCAGCACATACACACCCAAAGATgcccgccgtcatcgagcaCTCGGTCACCACGGAGGTGCCTGGGCCC
Protein-coding regions in this window:
- a CDS encoding Succinate-semialdehyde dehydrogenase produces the protein MASSTHQLKDASLLKTSCYVNGKWVGAESGKVFSVENPSTLAEVAKCPEFDEKDTEASILRAHDAFKSYRKTPARARARLLRKWYDLMMENAEDLATIITLENGKPMADARTEVAYAASFFEWFSEEAPRIYGDTIQASNPSCRLVTLKEPIGVCGLIAPWNFPAAMITRKVGPALAAGCTVVVKAPAEAPLTALALAELAHRAGIPAGVVNIITALDNTVSVGKVLTTHPVIKKVSFTGSTGVGKILMNQCSSTLKKLSFELGGNAPFIVFEDADLDAALKGLIASKFRISGQTCVCANRILVHSKVYEKFSQMVVDAIKGFVVGDGFGEETTHGPLIHGRAVSKVDDHVKDAVSKGARVLLGGKPRTDLGPNFFDLTVLAGMKPGMKICSEETFGPVAAFFAFDTEEEAVELANDADVGLAGYFFSKDVSRCWRVAEALEVGMVGVNIGAISDPAAPFGGVKQSGFGREGSKYGIDEFLVTKMVMTGIE